One genomic region from Lysobacterales bacterium encodes:
- a CDS encoding DUF479 domain-containing protein, with translation MNYLAHLHLADHSEDALLGALLGDFVVGADLSSWAPEVQREIRLHRHIDSYTDAHPQVLALKALFPQGQRRFAGIAMDVYFDHLLARDWADYSSQPLEAFSQRVYALLLRRLPELPPRLQRIAPLMASGDWLSSYRQRASVDRALSRMAARLSGGGAGLVALLPGLTAHATRIEVGFRAFFPDLQREATHARRRLQGRGWP, from the coding sequence ATGAACTACCTCGCCCATCTCCACCTCGCGGATCACAGCGAGGATGCCCTGCTCGGCGCGCTGCTGGGCGACTTCGTGGTTGGCGCCGATCTCTCGTCCTGGGCTCCCGAGGTGCAGCGCGAGATTCGCCTGCATCGCCACATCGACAGCTACACCGACGCGCATCCGCAGGTGCTCGCACTGAAAGCGCTGTTTCCGCAGGGCCAGCGGCGATTCGCAGGCATCGCTATGGATGTCTACTTCGACCATCTGCTGGCGCGCGACTGGGCTGACTATTCGAGCCAGCCGCTGGAGGCATTCAGCCAGCGCGTCTACGCCCTGCTGCTGCGACGGCTGCCTGAGCTGCCGCCGCGCCTGCAGCGCATCGCCCCCCTCATGGCCTCGGGCGACTGGTTGAGCAGCTATCGGCAGCGCGCGAGCGTGGATCGGGCGTTGAGCCGCATGGCTGCACGCCTGTCCGGCGGCGGCGCGGGTCTTGTCGCACTCCTGCCGGGCCTGACCGCGCATGCGACACGTATCGAGGTCGGGTTCAGGGCCTTCTTTCCCGATCTGCAACGCGAAGCCACGCATGCAAGGCGACGCTTGCAGGGCCGCGGCTGGCCATGA
- the phbB gene encoding acetoacetyl-CoA reductase: MTPRIALVTGGTGGIGAATCQALVASGHRVIAADISLPEARLAELRALPGLADLETLALDVSDHEACARAIAEIIARHGRLDVLVNSAGITRDATLRKLEKHHWDAVLGVNLNALYHLCRPAIEPMIAQGYGRIINISSINGQTGQFGQTNYAAAKAGVHGFTMALAREVAAKGITVNSVAPGYCDTPMVQTIPQPVREKILQQIPVGRIAQPAEIARVVDFLAAEGSGYITGALLPVNGGLFISF, translated from the coding sequence ATGACCCCACGTATCGCCCTCGTCACCGGCGGCACCGGCGGAATCGGCGCCGCCACCTGCCAGGCCCTGGTCGCCAGCGGTCACCGTGTGATCGCCGCGGATATCAGCCTGCCGGAAGCGCGACTCGCCGAGCTGCGCGCCCTGCCCGGCCTGGCCGATCTCGAGACCCTCGCGCTCGACGTCAGCGACCACGAGGCCTGCGCCCGCGCGATCGCCGAGATCATCGCCCGCCACGGCCGACTCGATGTGCTGGTCAACAGCGCGGGCATCACTCGCGACGCGACCCTGCGCAAGCTGGAGAAGCACCACTGGGACGCCGTGCTTGGGGTCAACCTCAACGCGCTCTACCACCTGTGTCGACCGGCGATCGAGCCGATGATCGCCCAAGGCTATGGCCGCATCATCAACATCAGTTCGATCAACGGTCAGACCGGGCAGTTCGGCCAGACCAACTACGCGGCCGCGAAAGCCGGCGTGCACGGCTTCACCATGGCGCTGGCGCGCGAAGTGGCGGCCAAGGGCATCACGGTCAACTCGGTGGCCCCGGGCTACTGCGACACGCCGATGGTGCAGACGATCCCGCAGCCGGTCCGCGAGAAGATCCTGCAGCAGATCCCGGTCGGCCGCATCGCCCAGCCAGCCGAGATCGCCCGCGTGGTCGACTTCCTGGCCGCCGAAGGTTCGGGCTATATCACCGGCGCCCTGCTGCCGGTCAACGGCGGGCTGTTCATCAGCTTCTGA
- the phaR gene encoding polyhydroxyalkanoate synthesis repressor PhaR, with the protein MPKPRVIKKYPNRRLYDTEISSYITLEDVRQLIVDGEEVEVRDAKTGEDLSRSVLLQIISEHEEKGSPMFSTQLLSQVIRFYGDSLQGFMGSYLERSMQLFLDQQHQFRNQLNSLLGKTPFSMLNQLTERNLDLWKSFQEGMLRPGATRPEAPASEAKDKPEPPTSGSKPRPR; encoded by the coding sequence ATGCCCAAGCCCCGGGTCATCAAGAAGTATCCGAATCGCCGTCTGTATGACACCGAGATCTCCAGCTACATCACGCTGGAAGACGTGCGTCAGCTGATCGTCGACGGCGAAGAGGTCGAGGTGCGCGACGCCAAGACCGGCGAAGACCTGTCCCGCTCGGTGCTGCTGCAGATCATCTCCGAGCACGAGGAAAAGGGCTCGCCCATGTTCAGCACCCAGCTGCTGAGCCAGGTGATCCGCTTTTACGGCGACAGCCTGCAGGGCTTCATGGGCAGCTACCTCGAGCGAAGCATGCAGCTGTTCCTCGACCAGCAGCATCAGTTCCGCAATCAGCTCAACAGCCTGCTGGGCAAGACGCCCTTCTCGATGCTCAATCAGCTGACCGAGCGCAATCTCGATCTGTGGAAAAGCTTCCAGGAGGGCATGCTGCGCCCCGGCGCTACGCGCCCGGAAGCGCCCGCCAGCGAGGCGAAAGACAAGCCTGAGCCTCCGACCAGCGGCAGCAAACCGCGTCCTCGCTGA
- the phbB gene encoding acetoacetyl-CoA reductase, with translation MTARVALVTGGTGGIGTSICKRLAQMGHKVATNYRNEAKAREWQAALKAEGFDIAIVPGDISSPEGGAAIAKAVADTLGPVEVLINNAGITRDGTFHRMSAEQWHEVINTNLNSCFNMTRPVIDGMRDRKWGRIVQISSINGLKGQYGQANYAAAKAGMHGFTISLARENAKLGITVNTVSPGYVATDMVMAVPEEVRAKIVADIPTGRLGKPEEIAYAVAFLVSEEAAWITGSNLDINGGHHMGW, from the coding sequence ATGACAGCACGCGTTGCGCTGGTGACGGGCGGTACGGGCGGAATCGGCACGTCGATCTGCAAGCGGCTCGCGCAGATGGGCCACAAGGTGGCGACCAATTACCGCAACGAGGCCAAGGCGCGCGAGTGGCAGGCGGCGCTCAAGGCTGAGGGTTTCGACATCGCGATCGTGCCCGGCGACATCAGCAGCCCGGAGGGCGGCGCGGCGATCGCCAAGGCCGTGGCTGACACGCTCGGCCCGGTCGAAGTGCTGATCAACAATGCAGGCATCACGCGCGACGGCACCTTCCACCGCATGAGCGCCGAGCAGTGGCACGAGGTGATCAACACCAACCTGAACTCGTGCTTCAACATGACCCGCCCGGTGATCGACGGCATGCGCGATCGCAAGTGGGGCCGCATCGTGCAGATCAGCTCGATCAACGGCCTGAAGGGCCAGTACGGCCAGGCCAACTACGCCGCGGCCAAGGCCGGCATGCACGGCTTCACCATTTCGCTCGCACGCGAAAACGCCAAGCTCGGCATCACCGTCAACACGGTCTCGCCCGGCTACGTGGCCACCGACATGGTCATGGCCGTTCCGGAAGAAGTGCGCGCGAAGATCGTCGCCGACATCCCCACCGGCCGCTTGGGCAAGCCCGAGGAAATCGCGTATGCCGTGGCGTTTCTTGTCTCCGAGGAAGCCGCCTGGATCACCGGCTCCAATCTGGACATCAACGGCGGCCACCACATGGGCTGGTAA
- the gluQRS gene encoding tRNA glutamyl-Q(34) synthetase GluQRS gives MEPNSRPSAASDSAYIGRFAPSPTGPLHLGSLLAGLGSWLAARSVGGLWRVRIEDVDRTREVPGAAADQLATLRAFGLEPDGEVVVQSTRGELYRSALDRLLRNRLAFSCRCSRSDLTAAGGLHHRCVAEPSGHAEAIRLRVPAGPASRIAFVDRLHGRIEQAVDEAVGDFVLLRADRCWAYQLAVVVDDAAQGVTEVVRGADLLDSTPRQILLQRALNLPTPAYAHLPLVVDSEGRKLSKSLSALPLDPSDPLPALRWCWASLGQPTAIVRDAGSPQALLRRAASEFEFSRIPLGRSLAPGQNTVASPV, from the coding sequence GTGGAGCCTAATTCAAGACCATCGGCCGCGTCAGATTCAGCCTACATCGGCCGTTTCGCGCCCTCGCCCACCGGGCCGCTGCATCTGGGCTCCCTGCTCGCCGGCCTGGGCAGCTGGCTCGCCGCGCGCAGCGTCGGCGGCCTCTGGCGCGTGCGCATCGAAGATGTCGACCGCACGCGCGAAGTGCCGGGCGCAGCCGCCGACCAGCTCGCCACCCTGCGCGCCTTCGGCCTGGAGCCCGACGGCGAGGTGGTAGTGCAGAGCACGCGAGGCGAACTCTATCGCAGCGCGCTCGATCGCCTTTTGCGCAACCGACTCGCGTTTTCCTGCCGATGCAGCAGAAGTGACCTGACAGCGGCGGGCGGGCTTCATCATCGCTGCGTGGCCGAGCCATCGGGGCATGCCGAGGCGATTCGCCTGCGCGTACCGGCCGGCCCGGCCAGCCGGATCGCTTTCGTGGATCGCCTGCACGGTCGGATCGAGCAAGCGGTTGACGAGGCTGTGGGCGATTTCGTTCTTCTGCGTGCCGACCGCTGCTGGGCCTACCAGCTCGCCGTAGTCGTCGACGACGCCGCGCAGGGCGTCACCGAGGTTGTGCGCGGCGCCGATCTGCTGGACTCCACGCCACGGCAGATCCTGCTACAGCGCGCCTTGAACCTGCCAACGCCCGCGTACGCCCACTTGCCGCTGGTCGTGGATAGCGAAGGACGCAAGCTCTCGAAGTCGCTGTCGGCGCTGCCCCTTGACCCCAGCGACCCGCTGCCAGCGCTGCGCTGGTGCTGGGCGTCACTGGGCCAGCCCACCGCGATCGTGCGCGATGCAGGCTCGCCGCAGGCGCTGCTGCGCCGTGCCGCGTCTGAATTCGAATTCAGCCGTATTCCACTCGGACGCAGCCTTGCCCCCGGTCAAAACACGGTCGCAAGCCCTGTATAA
- the htpX gene encoding protease HtpX — MKRILLFVATNIAVLLVASIVLKLLGLDMAMAARGQSFIGLLVFGLVLGFTGSFISLAMSKWVAKRSTGAQVIEQPRNEMEAWLLQTVQRQAQTAGIKCPEVAIYDAPEINAFATGPSRNNSLVAVSTGLLRGMSRDEAEAVLAHEVAHVANGDMVTMALLQGVLNTFVIVLSRLIGNFVDRVIFRNEGEGGGIGFFIVTLVAQVVLGILASMITMAFSRQREFRADEGGAKLAGKQKMIAALERLQAQHGENSLPKEVAAFGISGHMASGLQRLFMSHPPLPERIEALRRAA; from the coding sequence ATGAAGCGCATTCTCCTGTTCGTCGCCACCAACATCGCCGTGCTGCTGGTGGCGAGCATCGTACTCAAGCTGCTGGGGCTCGATATGGCAATGGCCGCGCGCGGCCAGAGCTTCATCGGCCTGCTGGTCTTCGGCCTGGTGCTGGGATTCACCGGCTCCTTCATCTCGCTGGCGATGTCGAAGTGGGTGGCTAAGCGCAGCACCGGCGCCCAGGTGATCGAGCAGCCGCGCAACGAAATGGAAGCCTGGCTGCTGCAGACCGTGCAGCGGCAGGCGCAGACCGCCGGCATCAAGTGCCCGGAGGTGGCGATCTACGACGCCCCCGAGATCAATGCCTTCGCCACCGGCCCCAGCCGCAACAACTCGCTGGTGGCCGTGTCCACCGGCCTGCTGCGCGGCATGAGCCGGGACGAGGCCGAGGCCGTGCTGGCCCACGAAGTGGCCCACGTCGCCAATGGCGACATGGTCACCATGGCCCTGCTGCAGGGTGTGCTGAACACCTTCGTGATCGTGCTCTCTCGCCTGATCGGCAATTTTGTCGATCGCGTGATCTTCCGCAATGAGGGCGAGGGCGGCGGCATCGGCTTCTTCATCGTCACCCTCGTCGCGCAGGTGGTGTTGGGCATCCTGGCGTCGATGATCACCATGGCGTTCTCCCGTCAACGCGAGTTCCGCGCGGACGAGGGCGGCGCCAAGCTGGCCGGAAAGCAGAAGATGATCGCCGCGCTCGAGCGCCTGCAGGCCCAGCACGGCGAGAACAGCCTGCCCAAGGAAGTGGCCGCCTTCGGCATCAGCGGCCACATGGCGTCCGGCCTGCAGCGCCTGTTCATGAGCCACCCGCCGCTGCCGGAGCGTATTGAGGCCCTGCGCCGCGCCGCCTGA